A region of the Clostridium estertheticum subsp. estertheticum genome:
TCATTGTGAAGAATATCCTCAACTTTATCTTGAATTTGTTTATCTATTGTAAGTCTTACATTTATGTTGTTTTTAGGCTTAATGGTTGTAGCTGCTCCCATTTCACCATTAATTCCCTTAGCAAATCTAGTTTTTGTGTATTCATTATTCTTAGTTTTATTACATATTTGCATTTCCAAAGAATCAGCGCTCTTAGATACAGTATTACTAACTTCTTTTTTAGATACCGGGTTAACACTTACTTTATTGTAAGTTGTACTTGTCAATATATTTTCTGTTTTCCAATACCCATCCTTTACAACATCAGTAGAACAATAAGTATAAAACCCTTTTACCTTTTTAATATCTTTGAGCTTTTCATATGTAACTTTATCAATCTCATATCTTAACTTTTCTCCATTACCGGTTCCTTTAATTTTTTCTAAATCATATGTTTTATTGTAATTTCTAAGTGTAATTGTTAATGTTTCTAAGTCATATTTACTGGTGTATTCATTAAATCTAGTATAATCCACTGGATCTATAATCGCATAATACTTTTCTTTATAAGTTAAAAGGTCCTCTCCATTACAATCAAATACCTTATATAGAGCACCGTATTTTTCATCAATAGTATACTGAGCATCAGCCATTGTTTTTAATGGCTTTGAGTTAAAATACATGTAACTTGAAACTCGATAAATTAATAAACAAAATAATAGCATAAATAAAACCATCACTAACCAAGTTCTTTTTCTAATTTCATTATTTTGATTCGAGTAACCAAAAATGTTGTTTCTACTAGACATAAAAACACCTCCCCTAGACTAATTCTAGCCTAGAATGAGATGTTTTATACTGCTCATGCATTATTTTTATCGACTTTGTAGTATCTGGCTTATATTTGCAGTAATTATATCAATAGCTACCTTGTTATGTCCACCTTCTGGTATTATAATATCTGCATATCTTTTAGTAGGTTCTATAAATTGCTCATGCATCGGTTTAACTACATTTAGATATTGCTTTATAACAGACTCCATCGTTCTTCCTCTTTCTTTAATATCCCTTGTAAGTCTTCTTATAAACCTTACATCTGCATCAGTATCAACATATATTTTAATATCTAACATATCACGAAGAATTTTATTATCCAATATAAGTATTCCTTCAAATATAATTATATCCTTAGGTTTTACACAAATTGTTTCTTTTGTTCTGTTAAATATTTTAAAATCATATATAGGTTTTTGAATAGCTTTACCTTTTAAAAGAAGATTAAAATGTTCCACTAAAAGCTCTGCATCAAATGCATCAGGATGATCATAGTTTGTTTTAATTCTATCTTCAAGAGAGAGTTTACTTTGATCTTTATAATAAGAATCTTGCTCAATCATAGCAATACATGACTCATCAAAATGTTTATATATTTCTCTAGCAATAGTGCTCTTTCCAGAACCTGTCCCACCAGTTATTCCGATTAATATAGGATGATTCATCACTTTTTTTCCTTAGCCTTAATAAGAATATC
Encoded here:
- the udk gene encoding uridine kinase, whose product is MNHPILIGITGGTGSGKSTIAREIYKHFDESCIAMIEQDSYYKDQSKLSLEDRIKTNYDHPDAFDAELLVEHFNLLLKGKAIQKPIYDFKIFNRTKETICVKPKDIIIFEGILILDNKILRDMLDIKIYVDTDADVRFIRRLTRDIKERGRTMESVIKQYLNVVKPMHEQFIEPTKRYADIIIPEGGHNKVAIDIITANISQILQSR